In Cloacibacillus sp., one DNA window encodes the following:
- a CDS encoding M20 family metallopeptidase: protein MNKQKEFICNTVEALREELLGLSHDIHDNPELGLEEFKACAWQTALLKNHGFAVESPFCEMETAFKATFDTGKEGAAVAFLSEYDALEGIGHGCGHNIIAASAVGAAVALAAALKESGAGGKVTLFGTPAEETEGGKIPMVEAGAFNGYDCALMMHPASENIICRHGLAAQSVYVEFFGKAAHSSTPSAGINALASLISFFTSIDAIQQTWPNTSKINGIITDGGKASNVICEYARAAFTVRAARKKEILVMYADMERAAQAAALVTGAKAKVSCGRLYAERYPSRTLGEAFKANMAPLGEEMDYPDYNAQVGSSDIGNVSLVTPAIHEYLSIGDAAELISHHESFRTAAASKRADDVVLLAAKGLAMTGLDVMMDAALRAAMKDEFEKKVRPYQC, encoded by the coding sequence TTGAACAAACAAAAGGAATTTATCTGTAACACAGTAGAGGCTTTGCGGGAAGAGCTGCTCGGGCTGAGTCATGATATCCACGACAACCCGGAGCTTGGCCTTGAAGAATTCAAGGCCTGCGCGTGGCAGACTGCGCTGCTGAAAAATCACGGTTTCGCCGTAGAATCTCCGTTTTGCGAAATGGAGACGGCCTTTAAGGCGACCTTCGACACAGGAAAAGAGGGAGCTGCGGTAGCCTTTCTTTCTGAATATGACGCGCTTGAGGGCATAGGCCACGGCTGCGGCCACAACATAATAGCCGCCTCCGCCGTTGGCGCCGCAGTCGCGCTTGCGGCCGCGCTTAAAGAGTCCGGCGCAGGTGGAAAGGTTACGCTCTTTGGCACTCCCGCCGAGGAGACGGAGGGCGGCAAAATACCGATGGTAGAGGCTGGCGCCTTTAACGGTTATGACTGCGCGCTTATGATGCACCCCGCGTCAGAAAATATAATCTGCCGCCACGGCCTTGCGGCGCAGAGCGTCTATGTGGAGTTTTTCGGCAAGGCGGCGCATTCTTCGACGCCATCTGCGGGAATAAACGCGCTTGCTTCGCTTATTTCGTTCTTCACCTCAATAGACGCCATACAGCAGACCTGGCCGAACACAAGCAAAATCAACGGCATCATAACGGACGGAGGCAAAGCTTCGAACGTAATATGCGAATATGCCCGCGCCGCCTTTACGGTCCGCGCCGCCAGGAAGAAAGAGATACTCGTCATGTACGCCGATATGGAACGCGCGGCGCAGGCTGCCGCGCTTGTCACAGGAGCAAAGGCCAAGGTAAGTTGCGGGCGGCTTTACGCGGAGCGCTATCCGAGCCGCACTCTTGGCGAGGCGTTCAAGGCCAACATGGCGCCGCTTGGCGAAGAGATGGATTATCCCGATTATAACGCGCAGGTCGGTTCCTCCGACATCGGAAACGTCTCGCTCGTGACGCCCGCAATACATGAATATCTCTCCATCGGCGACGCGGCGGAGCTAATATCGCACCACGAATCCTTCCGCACAGCCGCCGCCTCAAAACGCGCAGACGACGTGGTGCTGCTTGCCGCTAAAGGACTTGCAATGACGGGGCTTGATGTGATGATGGACGCCGCGCTCCGCGCCGCGATGAAAGATGAGTTTGAAAAGAAGGTCCGCCCTTACCAGTGCTGA
- a CDS encoding ABC transporter permease translates to MTPLFKYFIVRIVQMFMVLFVVSVIVFSLMSFTGDPVLMIVPPTATEAQIEEARIALGLDKPLIVQYKIFLSNLLHGDLGVSYMFKRPALDLILERMPATLELVFLSVLISVVIAIPCGVFAGAWPNNILSRMIMGGSLFGISLPSFWVGILLIFYFAVEKGLLPSSGRGDTGTLFGIPFAFLTWDGFKHIILPAVSLALGTLAMLIRLTRAQLMEVMRQDFIKFARAKGVSWNRLLFSHALKNALVPVVTVFGLQVGSLIAFATVTETIFAWPGMGKLLVDSINTADRPVIVAYLMIVAAMFVIINFLVDIVYTMIDPRIDLR, encoded by the coding sequence GTGACGCCGTTGTTTAAATATTTCATAGTAAGGATCGTTCAGATGTTCATGGTCCTTTTTGTCGTTTCTGTGATCGTCTTCAGCCTGATGAGCTTCACGGGCGACCCTGTGCTGATGATAGTGCCGCCCACCGCCACCGAGGCGCAGATAGAAGAGGCGCGCATTGCGCTTGGCCTCGACAAGCCGCTCATAGTCCAATATAAAATCTTTCTGAGCAACCTTTTGCACGGAGACCTCGGAGTCTCCTATATGTTCAAAAGGCCCGCGCTCGACTTGATACTTGAACGTATGCCCGCGACGCTTGAGCTTGTATTTCTTTCGGTGTTGATATCTGTCGTCATCGCGATCCCGTGCGGCGTCTTTGCCGGGGCGTGGCCCAATAATATATTGAGCCGCATGATAATGGGAGGCTCCCTCTTTGGTATATCGCTGCCCTCTTTCTGGGTGGGGATACTGCTCATTTTCTATTTCGCGGTTGAAAAGGGACTTCTGCCTTCTTCCGGACGCGGAGACACGGGAACGCTTTTTGGCATTCCGTTTGCCTTTCTCACCTGGGACGGCTTCAAACATATCATACTCCCCGCCGTCTCGCTTGCTCTTGGCACGCTTGCCATGCTGATACGCCTTACTAGAGCGCAGCTCATGGAGGTAATGAGGCAGGATTTTATCAAATTCGCGCGCGCAAAGGGCGTCTCATGGAACCGGCTCTTATTCTCTCACGCGCTGAAAAACGCGCTGGTGCCAGTAGTTACGGTCTTCGGCCTTCAGGTGGGAAGCCTTATCGCGTTTGCCACAGTCACTGAGACTATCTTTGCCTGGCCCGGCATGGGCAAACTGCTGGTTGACTCGATAAATACGGCGGACAGGCCGGTCATCGTAGCCTATTTAATGATTGTCGCGGCAATGTTCGTCATAATCAATTTCCTTGTTGACATTGTCTACACGATGATCGACCCGCGAATCGACCTGAGGTGA